GCGGATCAAGCCGTCGTCGACGAGCTGCGCGCTATGTCGGAGCTGAAGCGTCAGTTTTTGAAGAATCAGATTGATTCGTCACCGCCGCACGTGGTGGCGATGCTGGCGGAGATTCAGGAGCAGCAGTCGCTGATGAAGACGTATGAAATCACGATGAGGAAAATGCAGCGGGAAATTGATCTCAAATCGTCGCGGATTTCTTCGCTGAGGGAAAGTTTGAAGGAGACAAACCGGAATAATAGGTTATTGGAGAAGACAATTAGCGCTACTGGAAGTTTCTCAGTTCTCGAAACGGTGTCGTTCCATAGTTTAAGCATTAGTGATTTCGTCGTTGTGCATAAATACGCGTTGAGATCTGTGAGGCATTTTGCCAAACAGTTGATCCGCGAAATGGAATCCGCCAGCTGGAATATCGACGCCGCTGTCAACGCGATTCACGGCGGCGTTAAATTAAACAGAAAGGATCACAGAGGCTTAGTGTTCGAATCGTTTGTTTGCAGAGAGATTTTCAGCGGCTTCAACGATCCTaccttcggaatcgagaaaatcGATAATTCAGAGAAGCAGCGGCTCCGGATTTTCTTCTTCGAGGAGTTCACGAAATTGAGGTCAGTCTCTATGAGGCATTTCGTCAAACATAACCCGAGCTCGTTGTTCGGAAATTTTTTGAAATCGAAGTATCTTAACTTGGTACATCCGAAGATGGAATTCTCGTTTTTCGGCAATTTAAACCAGAGGAAGATGGTGAACGGCGGGGATTTTCCGGAAACGGAGTTCTTCAAGATGTTTGCTGAAATGTCGAGAAGAATTTGGCTACTTCATTGTTTGGCATTTTCGTTGGGGTGTGGAGTTGGGGTTTTTCAAGCGGAGAGTAATTCGAGATTTTCGGAGGTGTACATGGAAAATGTGTTCCACGATGTGTTCGCGGTGGCAGTTGGTGATTTGAGGGTGGCGTTTACGGTGGTGCCCGGGTTTCGGTTCGGGCACACAGTGGTGCAAACCCAGG
This sequence is a window from Salvia splendens isolate huo1 chromosome 5, SspV2, whole genome shotgun sequence. Protein-coding genes within it:
- the LOC121802733 gene encoding protein GRAVITROPIC IN THE LIGHT 1-like — translated: MDSAIRSSPTRSKFAKTFSKLTHSKKSTKSRAGICIPIAPQKLQCCESKKFGEEAMAELRDRAAMEAFIAKLFAAVSSVKAAYAAQQMAQLPYDDAAVQSADQAVVDELRAMSELKRQFLKNQIDSSPPHVVAMLAEIQEQQSLMKTYEITMRKMQREIDLKSSRISSLRESLKETNRNNRLLEKTISATGSFSVLETVSFHSLSISDFVVVHKYALRSVRHFAKQLIREMESASWNIDAAVNAIHGGVKLNRKDHRGLVFESFVCREIFSGFNDPTFGIEKIDNSEKQRLRIFFFEEFTKLRSVSMRHFVKHNPSSLFGNFLKSKYLNLVHPKMEFSFFGNLNQRKMVNGGDFPETEFFKMFAEMSRRIWLLHCLAFSLGCGVGVFQAESNSRFSEVYMENVFHDVFAVAVGDLRVAFTVVPGFRFGHTVVQTQVYLVPPKC